The following proteins are encoded in a genomic region of Iodidimonas sp. SYSU 1G8:
- the leuA gene encoding 2-isopropylmalate synthase — translation MSKTAIDAAQKYVPFKQVDLPDRKWPGNVITRPPMWCSVDLRDGNQALIEPMDADRKARMFKMLVELGFKEIEVGFPAASDTDFAFVRQIIEGGMIPQDVTIQVLTQARPELIERTFESLKGVHRAIVHLYNSTSTLQRRVVFGLDEAGITDIAVRGAKLVKQLADANPETDWVFEYSPESFTGTELEFARDVCAAVIDVFESTPDKKMIINLPATVEMATPNIYADQIEWCHRNFHKRDSFILSLHPHNDRGTGVAAAELGFMAGADRIEGTLFGNGERTGNVDIVTLALNMFTQGVNPELDFSRINEVRQTAEYCNQLPVHPRHPYAGDLVFTAFSGSHQDAIKKGFDALAASNSKVWEVPYLPIDPADLGRSYEAIIRINSQSGKGGIAYILKSDYGLDTPRLLQVEFSRVIQRIADETGKEIEPKLIWDTFQSEYLNRTSPIEYHSHSTLPVPGHPDQRDIHAEVVLNGVKQEIEGFGNGPIAAYVDAVRKNCGIEFNVLDYHQHAIGHGAEAKSVTYIEAQQGDGKTVWGVGISADIVDASLLAVTSAVNRMLAR, via the coding sequence GTGAGCAAGACCGCCATCGACGCCGCCCAGAAATACGTCCCCTTCAAACAGGTCGATCTGCCCGATCGCAAATGGCCGGGCAATGTCATCACCAGGCCTCCCATGTGGTGCTCGGTGGATTTGCGCGACGGCAATCAGGCATTGATCGAACCCATGGACGCCGACCGCAAGGCCCGCATGTTCAAGATGCTGGTCGAGTTGGGCTTCAAGGAGATCGAGGTCGGCTTTCCAGCCGCCTCCGACACCGACTTCGCCTTCGTGCGCCAGATCATCGAAGGCGGCATGATCCCCCAGGATGTCACCATCCAGGTGCTGACCCAGGCCCGCCCCGAGTTGATCGAACGGACCTTCGAGTCGCTGAAGGGCGTGCACCGCGCCATCGTCCATCTGTACAACTCCACCTCGACGCTGCAGCGCCGCGTGGTTTTCGGACTGGACGAAGCGGGCATTACCGATATCGCCGTGCGCGGCGCCAAACTGGTCAAGCAGCTGGCCGACGCGAACCCGGAGACCGACTGGGTCTTCGAATACTCGCCCGAGAGCTTCACCGGCACCGAACTGGAATTCGCCCGCGACGTCTGCGCGGCGGTGATCGACGTGTTCGAGTCTACTCCCGACAAGAAGATGATCATCAACCTGCCCGCGACGGTGGAGATGGCGACGCCCAACATCTACGCGGACCAGATCGAGTGGTGTCACCGGAACTTCCACAAGCGCGACAGCTTCATCCTGTCGCTGCACCCGCATAATGACCGCGGCACGGGTGTCGCCGCCGCCGAGCTGGGCTTCATGGCCGGTGCCGACCGCATCGAGGGCACGCTGTTCGGCAATGGCGAGCGCACCGGCAATGTGGACATCGTCACCCTGGCGCTGAACATGTTCACCCAAGGCGTCAATCCGGAGCTGGATTTCTCGCGCATCAACGAGGTGCGCCAGACCGCCGAATACTGCAACCAGTTGCCGGTGCATCCGCGCCATCCCTATGCGGGCGACCTGGTCTTCACCGCCTTCTCGGGCTCGCATCAGGACGCCATCAAGAAGGGCTTCGACGCACTGGCCGCGTCCAACAGCAAGGTGTGGGAAGTGCCCTACCTGCCCATCGACCCGGCCGATCTGGGGCGCTCCTACGAGGCGATCATCCGCATCAACAGCCAGTCTGGCAAAGGCGGCATCGCCTACATCCTGAAAAGCGATTACGGCCTCGACACGCCGCGCCTGTTGCAGGTGGAGTTCTCGCGCGTGATCCAGCGGATCGCCGACGAAACCGGCAAGGAAATCGAGCCCAAGCTGATCTGGGATACCTTCCAGAGCGAGTACCTGAACCGGACCTCGCCCATCGAGTATCACAGCCACAGCACCCTGCCCGTCCCCGGCCATCCTGACCAGCGCGACATCCATGCCGAGGTGGTGCTGAACGGGGTAAAGCAGGAGATCGAGGGCTTCGGCAACGGCCCGATCGCCGCCTATGTGGACGCGGTGCGCAAGAACTGCGGCATCGAGTTCAACGTACTCGACTACCACCAGCACGCCATCGGCCACGGCGCCGAAGCGAAGTCGGTGACATATATAGAAGCGCAGCAGGGCGACGGTAAGACCGTCTGGGGTGTCGGCATCAGCGCCGACATCGTCGACGCGTCCCTGCTGGCGGTAACCAGCGCCGTCAACCGGATGCTCGCCAGGTAG
- a CDS encoding DUF1810 domain-containing protein, producing MTSDDLSLFIAAQSPVWNQVTSELAAGRKQSHWMWFVFPQIEGLGHSAMARRYALGNLDHARRYLADPALGERLREATRLVLRHAGAPIRHILGTPDDLKFRSSMTLFEQAATEQQDRDLFGKALAAFHAGEPDPKTLELLRQR from the coding sequence GTGACATCCGACGATCTGAGCCTGTTCATCGCGGCGCAATCCCCCGTCTGGAACCAGGTCACCAGCGAGCTTGCCGCCGGGCGAAAGCAAAGCCACTGGATGTGGTTCGTGTTTCCCCAGATCGAGGGGCTGGGGCATAGCGCCATGGCACGGCGCTATGCCCTTGGCAATCTCGATCACGCCCGGCGCTATCTGGCCGATCCCGCGCTGGGCGAGCGCCTGCGCGAGGCCACCCGACTGGTGCTGCGACACGCCGGAGCCCCGATCCGCCATATTCTGGGCACGCCGGACGATTTGAAGTTCCGCTCCAGTATGACCCTGTTCGAACAGGCCGCGACCGAACAGCAGGACCGCGATCTTTTCGGGAAGGCGCTCGCCGCGTTTCATGCCGGCGAGCCCGATCCGAAGACGCTGGAGCTGCTGCGCCAGCGTTAG
- a CDS encoding ThuA domain-containing protein, which translates to MTVNVLLVTKGHPFDYNGFYAIFDENPDLNTTVVEQPAAQIILRPEYVKDYDAVVFYDMWGTEHDGAAAFKAPPAHYVETIEKLLDSGKGLVLLNHALVQWPGWSLWRDISGTSFALSESEVYGEKVPGSGYRGGGGEPHRNGTHFLSVVDPSHPVTKNLGKGFTVTDEIYLKTSGFESNPDIVPLLRSDYDYSPSNFNPPPLAPQAEKDRWNHPPGSNLIAWAKRTGNSPVVASEAGDGPAAYSNPAFRQFLADAIKWVASDEAKAWARKR; encoded by the coding sequence ATGACCGTCAATGTTCTGCTGGTCACCAAGGGCCATCCGTTCGATTACAATGGCTTCTACGCGATCTTCGACGAAAATCCCGATCTGAACACGACGGTGGTCGAACAGCCGGCCGCCCAGATCATCCTGCGTCCGGAATACGTCAAGGATTACGACGCGGTCGTGTTTTACGACATGTGGGGCACGGAACATGACGGCGCGGCCGCCTTCAAGGCGCCGCCGGCGCATTACGTCGAGACCATCGAAAAGCTGCTCGACAGCGGCAAGGGCCTCGTCCTGCTGAACCATGCGCTGGTGCAATGGCCGGGCTGGAGCCTGTGGCGCGACATCTCGGGCACGTCATTCGCCCTGTCGGAATCCGAGGTCTATGGCGAGAAGGTGCCGGGATCCGGCTATCGCGGCGGCGGCGGCGAGCCGCACCGCAACGGTACCCACTTCCTGTCCGTGGTCGATCCGTCCCATCCGGTGACGAAGAACCTTGGCAAGGGCTTTACCGTGACCGACGAGATCTACCTGAAGACATCGGGGTTCGAGAGCAATCCGGACATCGTGCCGCTGCTGCGCAGCGACTACGATTACTCGCCGTCCAACTTCAACCCGCCGCCGCTGGCGCCGCAGGCCGAGAAGGACCGCTGGAATCATCCGCCGGGGAGCAATCTGATCGCCTGGGCCAAGCGCACGGGCAACAGTCCGGTGGTGGCCAGCGAAGCCGGCGACGGTCCGGCAGCCTATTCCAACCCGGCATTCCGCCAGTTCCTCGCCGATGCGATCAAATGGGTTGCCTCGGACGAAGCGAAAGCCTGGGCGCGAAAGCGCTAA
- a CDS encoding acyclic terpene utilization AtuA family protein, producing the protein MSKIVRIGSAGGFLGDSSVAAPQLIKGGKLDYLVLDYLAEVTMSLLVKSRAKNPDGGYAHDFTEWVWKENVAEIARQGIKLVTNAGGISPRACRARMEKIAAEAGVSLKIAIVEGDDIRDRIPALAAEGVTEMYSGAAMPAPERITSANAYLGGRPIAEALARGADVVITGRVVDSALVLGPLMHEFGWADTDYDMMSAGSLAGHLLECGAQATGGLFTDWEDVPDWAHIGYPIAECRADGTFVMTKAEGTGGIVTVGTISEQTLYEVGDPQAYLLPDVACDWSDVIIAQEGKDRVSVSGARGRAPTATYKVCATFQDGYRAIGILPIVGMNAAAKAERQAAALIERTEEMLRGRNMGPYRAVHIESLGAETTYGAHSRMRGAREVISKIGVEHEDKAALEIFSREISAPMTSMMVGNTGWYAGRPNVTPVIRLFSFALAKDRVRVTIDLNGKTETVAITTAGGFDPAKITRPGTESANLGPDAVMVRLVDIAWGRSGDKGDKFNVAVIARRPEYLPYIRAALSVDAVRDWFAHEFAGAAHPRVERFDVPGMHALNFLCHEALGGGGMATMRLDQLAKGKAQQLLEIEVPLPASLAQNLKRAAA; encoded by the coding sequence ATGAGCAAAATCGTGAGGATCGGATCAGCAGGCGGCTTCCTGGGCGACAGTTCGGTGGCCGCGCCGCAACTGATCAAGGGCGGCAAGCTCGACTACCTGGTCCTCGACTATCTCGCCGAGGTGACCATGTCGCTGCTGGTGAAGTCCCGCGCCAAGAATCCGGACGGCGGCTACGCGCACGACTTCACCGAATGGGTCTGGAAGGAAAACGTCGCCGAGATCGCCCGCCAGGGCATCAAGCTGGTAACCAATGCCGGTGGCATCAGCCCGCGCGCCTGCCGCGCCCGGATGGAAAAGATCGCCGCCGAAGCGGGCGTGAGCCTGAAGATCGCCATCGTCGAGGGCGACGACATCCGCGACCGCATCCCCGCGCTGGCCGCCGAGGGCGTGACCGAGATGTATTCAGGCGCCGCCATGCCCGCGCCGGAGCGGATCACCAGCGCCAACGCCTATCTGGGCGGCCGGCCCATCGCCGAGGCGCTGGCGCGCGGCGCGGACGTGGTCATCACCGGCCGCGTCGTCGATTCCGCGCTGGTGCTTGGGCCATTGATGCACGAGTTCGGCTGGGCCGATACCGACTACGACATGATGTCCGCCGGCAGTCTGGCCGGCCACCTGTTGGAATGCGGCGCGCAGGCGACGGGCGGGCTGTTCACCGACTGGGAAGACGTGCCGGACTGGGCCCATATCGGCTATCCCATCGCCGAATGCCGCGCCGACGGCACGTTCGTCATGACCAAGGCGGAAGGCACCGGCGGCATCGTCACCGTCGGCACCATCTCCGAGCAGACGCTCTATGAGGTCGGCGACCCGCAGGCCTATCTGCTGCCCGACGTGGCCTGCGACTGGTCGGACGTCATCATCGCGCAGGAGGGCAAGGACCGGGTCAGCGTGTCAGGCGCAAGAGGCCGCGCGCCCACCGCCACTTACAAGGTCTGCGCCACCTTCCAGGATGGCTACCGCGCCATCGGCATCCTGCCCATCGTCGGCATGAATGCCGCGGCGAAGGCCGAAAGACAGGCCGCCGCGCTCATCGAGCGGACCGAGGAGATGCTGCGCGGCCGCAACATGGGGCCCTACCGCGCGGTCCATATCGAGAGCCTGGGCGCCGAGACGACCTATGGCGCGCATTCGCGCATGCGCGGCGCGCGGGAAGTAATTTCGAAGATCGGCGTCGAGCACGAAGACAAGGCCGCTTTGGAGATATTCTCGCGCGAGATCAGTGCCCCGATGACCTCCATGATGGTCGGCAACACCGGCTGGTATGCGGGCCGGCCCAATGTCACGCCTGTCATCCGCCTGTTTTCCTTCGCCCTCGCCAAGGACCGTGTGCGCGTCACCATCGACCTCAACGGCAAGACCGAAACTGTCGCCATCACGACAGCCGGCGGGTTCGATCCGGCCAAGATCACCCGGCCCGGCACCGAAAGCGCGAATCTCGGTCCAGACGCGGTGATGGTGAGGCTGGTCGATATCGCCTGGGGCCGCTCCGGCGACAAGGGCGACAAGTTCAACGTGGCCGTCATCGCCCGCCGTCCCGAATATCTGCCCTACATCCGCGCCGCCCTGAGCGTGGACGCGGTGCGCGACTGGTTCGCCCACGAGTTCGCGGGCGCCGCCCATCCGCGCGTCGAACGTTTCGACGTGCCGGGCATGCACGCCCTCAATTTCCTGTGCCACGAGGCGCTGGGCGGCGGCGGCATGGCCACCATGCGCCTCGACCAGCTGGCCAAGGGCAAGGCACAGCAATTGCTGGAGATTGAAGTTCCCCTTCCCGCATCGCTTGCGCAGAACCTGAAACGGGCTGCGGCGTGA
- a CDS encoding VOC family protein, translating to MAKIGYCTVGSNRLEEAKVFYDALMASIDMKPRFEHPSGGRLYAGAAGMFGVLGPYDGNPATVGNGSMIGFSFDTTDEVAAFHAKALELGGTTDGDPGERAPGAYFAYFRDLDGNKLCAFKFG from the coding sequence ATGGCGAAGATCGGCTACTGCACCGTTGGATCGAACAGGCTGGAAGAGGCCAAGGTCTTCTATGATGCCCTGATGGCATCAATCGACATGAAGCCCCGGTTCGAGCATCCCTCGGGCGGACGTCTTTATGCTGGTGCCGCCGGCATGTTCGGCGTTCTCGGTCCGTATGACGGCAACCCCGCGACGGTGGGTAACGGCTCCATGATCGGCTTCAGCTTCGACACGACCGATGAAGTCGCCGCGTTTCACGCCAAGGCGCTGGAGCTGGGCGGGACCACCGACGGCGACCCGGGCGAGCGTGCGCCAGGCGCTTACTTCGCCTACTTCCGAGACCTGGACGGCAACAAGCTCTGCGCCTTCAAGTTCGGCTGA
- a CDS encoding DUF3313 family protein, which translates to MNHTAFASLSLRLRAVCLIPALFLAAPVAAQPADPIVSDAVASGLQPVGDRQLDVVFAAPGVNLGAYRAVMLEPITVNYLRDDKRMYRLSRADMTKLQALATSVLETQLAGRYSVVTEPGEGVLAIRAALANVWLAFPKGAEAGGQPTLAEYAVRMSLEAELIDSVSNQVLMVVADRQGGRVHEASAPVTSDDAWSEVEKAIAFWAGALRKRLDSAEPADTK; encoded by the coding sequence TTGAATCACACGGCTTTTGCCAGCTTATCGCTGCGCCTGCGGGCGGTCTGCCTCATCCCGGCGCTGTTTCTCGCGGCACCCGTCGCGGCACAGCCCGCCGATCCCATCGTTTCGGACGCGGTCGCTTCCGGTCTCCAGCCTGTCGGCGACCGCCAGCTCGACGTGGTGTTCGCCGCACCCGGCGTGAATCTGGGCGCATACCGCGCGGTCATGCTCGAGCCGATCACGGTCAATTATCTGCGTGACGACAAGCGCATGTACCGGCTGAGCCGTGCGGACATGACCAAGCTTCAGGCGCTGGCGACGAGTGTGCTGGAGACGCAGCTGGCCGGCCGGTACAGCGTGGTCACCGAGCCCGGCGAAGGCGTGCTGGCGATCCGCGCGGCCTTGGCCAATGTCTGGCTGGCGTTCCCGAAAGGCGCGGAAGCCGGCGGACAGCCGACGCTCGCGGAATATGCCGTGCGCATGAGCCTCGAGGCCGAACTGATCGATTCCGTCTCCAACCAGGTTCTTATGGTGGTGGCCGATCGTCAGGGCGGGCGGGTCCACGAAGCATCGGCGCCGGTGACGAGCGACGATGCCTGGAGCGAAGTCGAAAAGGCGATTGCGTTCTGGGCCGGCGCGCTGCGCAAGCGGCTCGATAGCGCTGAACCGGCCGACACCAAGTAG
- a CDS encoding acyl-CoA dehydrogenase family protein — protein sequence MDLSFDAETRAFQQEVRAFLAEQLTPDIREATARTTTVWVEKDVVMEWHRRLYKKGWVGYFWPKEYGGTGWTPTQQYIFLQECAQAGAPRLIPMSLRYVGPVIFTFGTQEQKDFFLPRILSGEHYWCQGYSEPGAGSDLASLKMRAVREGDEYVLNGSKIWTTNAHVSDWIFCLVRTDNTGKKQEGISFVLVDLKTPGIKIDPIITLGLDHEVNQVFFDDVRIPVSNRVGAEGQGWDYGKFLLEFERAGGASGEYKAAIQKLKAMGAAQRSDGAPLIADPYFRSEIAKLEIGVMGLEMTERRIMSSVAAGQRPGPEGSVMSATGVEINQRISELAIEAMDYYAAPLPPPSLTGMVNDDEYPGPSYGAAAMGKYLNKRAASIYGGAKEIQREIISKAVLHL from the coding sequence ATGGACCTTTCCTTCGATGCCGAAACCCGCGCCTTCCAGCAGGAGGTCCGCGCCTTCCTCGCCGAGCAGCTGACGCCGGATATCCGCGAAGCGACCGCCAGGACCACCACGGTCTGGGTGGAGAAGGACGTGGTCATGGAATGGCATCGCCGTCTCTACAAGAAGGGCTGGGTCGGCTATTTCTGGCCGAAGGAATATGGCGGCACCGGCTGGACCCCGACCCAGCAGTACATCTTCCTGCAGGAGTGCGCCCAGGCGGGCGCGCCGCGTCTCATTCCCATGAGCCTGCGTTATGTGGGGCCGGTGATCTTCACCTTCGGCACCCAGGAGCAGAAGGACTTCTTCCTGCCCCGGATCCTGTCGGGGGAGCATTACTGGTGCCAGGGCTATTCCGAACCGGGTGCCGGGTCTGACCTGGCGTCGCTGAAGATGCGGGCGGTGCGCGAGGGCGACGAATACGTCCTGAACGGCAGCAAGATCTGGACGACCAACGCCCACGTCTCCGACTGGATCTTCTGCCTGGTGCGCACGGACAATACGGGCAAGAAGCAGGAGGGAATCAGCTTCGTGCTGGTCGACCTGAAGACACCCGGCATCAAGATCGATCCGATCATCACGCTCGGCCTCGATCACGAGGTAAACCAAGTGTTTTTCGACGATGTCCGCATCCCGGTCTCGAACCGGGTCGGCGCCGAGGGCCAGGGCTGGGACTACGGCAAGTTTCTGCTGGAATTCGAGCGGGCCGGCGGCGCGTCGGGCGAATACAAGGCGGCGATCCAGAAGCTGAAGGCCATGGGCGCGGCGCAGCGGAGCGACGGCGCGCCGCTGATCGCCGATCCCTATTTCCGGAGCGAGATCGCCAAGCTCGAGATCGGCGTCATGGGCCTGGAGATGACGGAACGCCGCATCATGTCCTCGGTCGCGGCGGGCCAGCGCCCGGGTCCGGAAGGATCGGTGATGAGCGCGACCGGCGTGGAGATCAACCAGCGGATCAGCGAACTCGCCATCGAGGCGATGGACTATTACGCCGCGCCACTACCGCCGCCGAGCCTGACCGGCATGGTGAATGACGACGAATATCCGGGGCCGTCCTATGGCGCGGCCGCCATGGGCAAGTACCTGAACAAGCGGGCCGCCTCGATCTATGGCGGCGCCAAGGAAATCCAGCGCGAGATCATCTCGAAGGCGGTGCTGCACCTCTGA
- a CDS encoding aromatic ring-hydroxylating dioxygenase subunit alpha, with amino-acid sequence MNVEVKQLEGRCPGPSYQDIIRGDSGPVAEVLTRQSNPPQSTADIPFHRYTSPEFFELEMQKIWRKVWQFACRDEHIRETGDYYVYDIGRYSVVIVRTDDGLKAYHNSCLHRGTKLKPSASSGYSPTLQCPYHGWTWNLDGTLNEVPCSWDFPHLDYEANRLPEVRVESWNGFVFINMDTEAKPLLDYLEVVPEHFRNWDFTNWYPYLHIQKELSCNWKTAQEAFMEAYHTPLVHPEMTHVVGDWNMQHDIFGDHVSRDLCPLGVSSPASKLGLSQQDLLDRSLLGDPEIVPAEKRVKVPEGKTARVVMAEEMRKTFKSTYGLDMSHLTDAEMIDSLKYNIFPNLFIYGGPGLPQIQQVRPLGTDVNRCTLEVIVFRPAKPGEEPDPAQIVRITEKDSYKDVPGVSEFMGSVLDQDTQILAWQHEGMLASEKGAETLSRYQESRIRWVHETMDKYLSR; translated from the coding sequence ATGAACGTGGAAGTGAAGCAGCTGGAGGGCCGTTGCCCCGGCCCGAGCTATCAGGACATCATTCGCGGCGACAGCGGCCCGGTCGCCGAAGTGCTGACCCGCCAGTCCAATCCGCCGCAGAGCACGGCCGACATACCGTTCCATCGCTATACCTCGCCCGAGTTCTTCGAACTGGAAATGCAGAAGATCTGGCGCAAGGTCTGGCAGTTCGCCTGCCGCGACGAGCACATCCGCGAGACCGGCGACTATTACGTCTATGATATCGGGCGGTATTCCGTCGTCATCGTGCGCACCGACGATGGTCTCAAGGCCTATCACAACTCCTGCCTCCATCGCGGCACCAAGCTGAAGCCGTCCGCATCCTCGGGCTATTCGCCCACTCTGCAATGCCCCTATCACGGATGGACCTGGAACCTGGACGGCACGCTGAACGAGGTGCCATGCTCATGGGACTTCCCGCATCTGGACTACGAGGCCAACCGCCTGCCGGAAGTGCGGGTGGAAAGCTGGAACGGCTTCGTGTTCATCAACATGGACACGGAGGCGAAGCCCCTTCTCGATTATCTCGAAGTCGTGCCCGAGCACTTCAGGAACTGGGATTTCACCAACTGGTATCCCTACCTGCACATCCAGAAAGAGCTCAGCTGTAACTGGAAGACGGCGCAGGAGGCCTTCATGGAGGCCTATCACACGCCGCTGGTGCATCCTGAAATGACCCATGTGGTCGGCGACTGGAACATGCAGCACGACATCTTCGGCGATCATGTCAGCCGCGACCTGTGCCCGCTCGGCGTGTCCAGTCCGGCATCCAAGCTCGGCCTGAGTCAGCAGGACCTTCTGGACCGTTCTCTCCTGGGCGACCCGGAAATCGTTCCTGCGGAAAAACGCGTGAAGGTGCCCGAGGGCAAGACGGCGCGCGTGGTCATGGCCGAGGAGATGCGCAAGACGTTCAAGAGCACCTATGGCCTTGACATGTCGCATCTGACCGATGCGGAGATGATCGATTCACTGAAGTATAATATCTTTCCGAACCTGTTCATTTACGGCGGTCCCGGCCTGCCCCAGATTCAGCAGGTCCGGCCGCTCGGTACCGACGTGAACCGCTGCACGCTGGAGGTCATCGTCTTCCGCCCCGCCAAACCTGGGGAAGAGCCGGATCCGGCGCAAATCGTCCGGATCACCGAGAAGGACTCCTACAAGGATGTCCCGGGCGTCAGCGAGTTCATGGGCAGCGTGCTGGATCAGGACACCCAGATCCTGGCCTGGCAGCACGAAGGCATGCTGGCCAGCGAGAAAGGCGCCGAGACCCTGTCGCGCTACCAGGAATCGCGTATCCGATGGGTCCACGAGACCATGGATAAATACCTCTCGCGCTAG
- a CDS encoding outer membrane beta-barrel protein: MKKVLVTLTALAGAAAASPTLAQTAGDQWTGFYAGGSVGYAFQGGDNGSSILFDNDLDGSFGDTVRTGMGADAFSPGFCGGAATGPTPASGCDSDGDGIEYYGHIGFDQQINDNWVIGVIAEFGRAEIDDSVSGFSTTPAFYTMTRKLKHNAGLRARIGYTPNGTTLIYATGGGAYGKVKNSFTTSNGANSFTGNGNSDAWGLSVGGGVEQKLSRNLSVGIQYLYTDLKDNDYRVAVGPGTAPSTNPFLLVNPAGTDFRRSDTSLSYHSVRLTASYRF; the protein is encoded by the coding sequence ATGAAGAAAGTTCTGGTGACCCTCACAGCGCTGGCCGGTGCGGCCGCCGCCTCCCCAACCCTTGCACAGACTGCCGGAGACCAGTGGACTGGCTTCTATGCCGGCGGCTCCGTCGGCTATGCGTTCCAGGGCGGAGACAATGGCTCGAGCATCCTGTTCGACAATGATCTGGACGGCTCGTTTGGCGACACCGTCAGGACGGGTATGGGCGCTGACGCCTTTTCCCCCGGCTTTTGCGGCGGCGCGGCGACCGGCCCGACCCCCGCATCCGGCTGCGACAGCGATGGCGACGGCATTGAATATTACGGCCACATCGGTTTCGACCAGCAGATCAACGACAACTGGGTCATCGGCGTGATCGCCGAGTTCGGTCGTGCCGAGATCGATGACAGCGTGTCCGGCTTCAGCACCACGCCGGCGTTCTACACGATGACCCGCAAGCTCAAGCACAATGCGGGCCTGCGCGCGCGCATCGGCTACACGCCCAACGGCACCACGCTGATCTACGCCACGGGCGGCGGCGCCTACGGTAAGGTCAAGAACAGCTTCACCACCAGCAACGGCGCCAACAGCTTCACCGGCAACGGCAATTCCGATGCGTGGGGCCTGAGCGTCGGCGGCGGTGTCGAGCAGAAGCTGAGCCGAAATCTGTCCGTCGGCATCCAGTACCTCTATACCGACCTGAAGGACAATGACTACCGAGTCGCGGTCGGCCCCGGCACCGCGCCGTCCACCAATCCCTTTCTGCTGGTCAATCCGGCGGGGACGGATTTCCGACGCAGCGACACCAGCCTCAGCTACCACAGCGTCAGGCTGACGGCGTCGTACCGGTTCTAG
- a CDS encoding Nif11-like leader peptide family natural product precursor, with protein sequence MSVENAERFIRFMKDDESLQQKIKAAGPEQFEQVSAEAGASCTAYDFVCAVVDGLKK encoded by the coding sequence ATGTCAGTCGAAAACGCCGAGCGGTTTATCCGTTTCATGAAGGACGATGAGTCCTTGCAGCAGAAGATCAAGGCGGCCGGCCCGGAGCAGTTCGAGCAGGTCAGCGCCGAAGCCGGCGCGTCCTGCACGGCCTATGATTTCGTCTGCGCCGTCGTGGACGGCCTGAAGAAGTAA